One Mycobacterium marseillense DNA window includes the following coding sequences:
- a CDS encoding DUF4328 domain-containing protein, which produces MIQVCSQCGTRWNVRDRQREWCPRCRGALLAPQSPPADQQWGTAPSPAAPPRSPGWQRTPPRLPPGYRWIAVRPGAAPPARHGRRPLGPTPRYTAIPRWGLADRVEQAAAAAEAPAAPGPAAHIIRTTSFVSVLVLSIAALVYVVRYVLLIVNRNTLLNSWVAIAADWLGVLASVGAGAAVIASGVLLIRWMIARRAAVFAHHGLPEPRSVRALWAGCVVPLVNLLWAPVYVIELALLEEHWARLRRPVLQWWIAWVCSYAVSIAAIVTSFATDAQGIANNTVLMVVAYLLAAATLAAATRIFEGFHRKPVARPAHRWVMVPDDGSPAPASADPVELEGQEPAA; this is translated from the coding sequence GTGATCCAGGTGTGCTCCCAGTGCGGCACCCGCTGGAACGTGCGCGACCGGCAACGCGAGTGGTGTCCCCGCTGCCGCGGTGCCCTCCTGGCGCCCCAGTCCCCGCCCGCCGATCAGCAATGGGGGACCGCCCCGTCCCCCGCCGCACCGCCGCGGTCTCCCGGTTGGCAGCGCACACCGCCACGGCTGCCGCCCGGCTATCGCTGGATAGCGGTGCGACCCGGCGCCGCGCCGCCGGCCAGGCACGGCCGACGCCCCCTCGGGCCCACGCCGCGCTACACGGCGATACCGCGCTGGGGCTTGGCGGACCGCGTCGAACAGGCAGCCGCCGCAGCCGAAGCGCCCGCGGCCCCGGGCCCCGCGGCGCACATCATCCGCACCACATCGTTCGTGAGCGTGCTGGTCCTCAGCATCGCCGCCCTGGTTTACGTGGTCCGCTATGTGCTGCTGATCGTCAACCGCAACACCTTGCTCAACTCGTGGGTGGCCATCGCCGCCGACTGGCTCGGCGTTCTCGCCAGCGTGGGCGCGGGCGCGGCGGTGATCGCCTCGGGTGTCCTGCTGATCCGTTGGATGATCGCGCGGCGCGCGGCGGTATTCGCCCATCACGGCCTGCCCGAGCCGCGGTCCGTGCGGGCGCTGTGGGCCGGCTGCGTCGTGCCGCTGGTTAATCTGCTGTGGGCCCCGGTCTACGTGATCGAGTTGGCCCTGCTCGAGGAACACTGGGCGCGGCTGCGTCGGCCCGTCCTGCAGTGGTGGATCGCGTGGGTCTGCAGCTACGCCGTCTCCATCGCCGCCATCGTGACCAGCTTCGCCACCGACGCCCAGGGCATCGCCAACAACACCGTCCTGATGGTCGTCGCCTATCTGCTGGCGGCCGCCACCCTGGCCGCGGCCACCCGCATTTTCGAGGGCTTCCATCGCAAACCCGTCGCGCGGCCCGCGCACCGCTGGGTCATGGTTCCCGACGACGGCAGCCCCGCGCCGGCTTCGGCTGACCCAGTTGAGTTAGAGGGGCAGGAACCGGCAGCATAG
- a CDS encoding glycerophosphodiester phosphodiesterase gives MTWADEVLAGHPYVVAHRGASAARPEHTLAAYDLALKEGADGVECDVRLTRDGHLVCVHDRRLDRTSTGAGLVSTMTLAELRELEYGAWHDSWREDGAHGDTSLLTLDALVSLVLDWHRPVKLFIETKHPVRYGSLVETKLLALLHRFGIAAPASADRSRAVVMSFSASAVWRIRRAAPLLPTVLLGKTARYLTSGAPTAVGATAVGPSLLTLKEYPQLADRAIAQGRAVYCWNVDDYDDIDFCRDVGVAWLATHHPGRTKAWLRGDPAGQVSI, from the coding sequence ATGACGTGGGCCGACGAGGTGCTCGCCGGGCATCCCTATGTCGTCGCCCATCGCGGCGCCTCGGCGGCGCGCCCCGAACACACGCTGGCCGCCTACGATCTCGCGCTCAAAGAGGGCGCCGACGGCGTGGAATGTGACGTGCGGTTGACCCGCGACGGCCATCTGGTGTGCGTGCACGACCGCCGGCTGGACCGCACCTCGACCGGAGCCGGCCTGGTCAGCACGATGACGCTCGCCGAGCTGCGCGAGCTCGAATACGGGGCGTGGCACGACAGCTGGCGCGAGGACGGCGCCCACGGCGACACCAGTTTGCTGACACTGGACGCGCTGGTTTCGCTGGTGCTGGATTGGCATCGGCCGGTGAAACTCTTCATCGAAACCAAGCATCCCGTCCGGTACGGCTCACTGGTGGAGACCAAACTCCTGGCGCTGCTGCACCGTTTCGGCATCGCGGCGCCGGCCTCCGCCGATCGCTCCCGAGCCGTGGTGATGTCGTTCTCGGCGTCCGCGGTCTGGCGGATCCGCCGCGCCGCACCGCTCCTGCCGACCGTGTTGCTGGGCAAGACCGCGCGCTACCTGACCAGCGGCGCGCCCACGGCCGTCGGCGCCACCGCCGTCGGCCCGTCGCTGCTGACGCTGAAGGAATATCCCCAACTGGCGGACCGCGCCATCGCTCAGGGCAGGGCGGTCTACTGCTGGAACGTCGACGACTACGACGACATCGATTTCTGCCGCGACGTCGGCGTGGCCTGGCTGGCCACCCACCACCCGGGCCGCACCAAGGCGTGGCTGCGAGGCGATCCGGCAGGCCAGGTCAGCATCTAG